Proteins found in one Cryomorphaceae bacterium genomic segment:
- a CDS encoding GIY-YIG nuclease family protein gives MYILHCSDGSYYTGSTKDLELRLEQHMLGQGANYTRKRLPVKLLYFEEYQRIDEAYYREKQVQGWNRKKKEALIDGKPELLPELAIAYRDRNTSESLKPQSRPEGLEGQSSEAESNQPEPPFGFESTYGFENPSTGLRNHLSQPVNLSRRDALDSDHYEPQSHSMKPEPRPEEFPERRLRLSKASRRVLEGQPNEADISSEPDHPFGFECLSRRDALESQPHEAQWPNSHPNKPTSKSNQ, from the coding sequence ATGTACATATTGCATTGCAGTGACGGCAGCTATTATACCGGCAGCACCAAAGATCTTGAGTTGCGACTTGAGCAGCACATGCTGGGCCAGGGCGCAAATTACACGCGGAAAAGACTTCCGGTGAAATTGCTGTATTTTGAAGAATACCAGAGAATTGATGAGGCGTATTACCGCGAAAAGCAGGTGCAGGGTTGGAACAGGAAAAAGAAAGAAGCGCTGATTGACGGCAAACCTGAGTTGTTGCCGGAGTTGGCTATTGCTTATCGGGATCGAAATACTTCGGAGTCATTGAAACCGCAATCGCGGCCTGAGGGACTCGAAGGCCAGTCCTCCGAAGCAGAAAGCAACCAACCCGAGCCTCCCTTTGGCTTCGAATCCACCTATGGCTTCGAGAATCCTTCGACCGGGCTCAGGAACCACCTCAGCCAGCCGGTGAACCTCAGCCGGCGGGACGCTCTCGATTCAGATCATTATGAACCACAATCGCACTCAATGAAACCGGAACCGCGGCCTGAGGAGTTCCCTGAGCGCCGCCTGAGGCTCTCGAAGGCAAGTCGAAGGGTACTCGAAGGCCAGCCCAACGAAGCCGATATCTCCTCCGAACCCGACCACCCCTTTGGCTTCGAGTGCCTCAGCCGGCGGGATGCTCTCGAAAGCCAGCCCCACGAAGCACAATGGCCAAATAGCCATCCCAATAAACCTACAAGCAAGTCCAACCAATGA
- a CDS encoding restriction endonuclease subunit S — MNGIEMEVEKDIALTETQQKPGYKKTKLGWIPEEWQFVEFDKVAGKSAKKYDPASKESLPCVELEHIEQETGSINGYVNSVDQKSIKSRFFRGEVLFGKLRPYLRKYWIAEFDGVCSSEIWVLIPRKELMEGVFLHALIQQHRFIQAANVTSGSKMPRADWDFVSKFPILVPPLPEQRAIAAVLSTWDRA, encoded by the coding sequence TTGAACGGAATTGAAATGGAAGTTGAAAAAGACATAGCGTTGACAGAAACTCAACAAAAACCCGGCTACAAAAAAACCAAACTCGGATGGATTCCGGAGGAGTGGCAATTTGTCGAATTCGACAAAGTCGCTGGTAAAAGTGCCAAGAAATATGATCCGGCCTCCAAAGAATCTTTGCCGTGTGTTGAATTGGAGCATATAGAACAAGAGACTGGTTCGATCAATGGATATGTAAACTCAGTAGATCAAAAAAGTATCAAATCAAGATTTTTTAGAGGTGAAGTTCTTTTTGGAAAATTGCGACCTTATTTGAGAAAGTACTGGATCGCCGAATTCGATGGAGTATGTTCAAGCGAAATTTGGGTGTTGATTCCTCGTAAAGAGTTAATGGAAGGCGTGTTTTTACATGCTTTGATTCAGCAACATAGATTCATTCAGGCTGCAAATGTTACTAGTGGATCAAAGATGCCAAGAGCAGATTGGGACTTTGTGTCAAAGTTTCCAATTCTTGTCCCACCCCTCCCCGAACAACGCGCCATTGCTGCCGTGCTCTCCACCTGGGACCGCGCCAT